A single window of Apus apus isolate bApuApu2 chromosome 18, bApuApu2.pri.cur, whole genome shotgun sequence DNA harbors:
- the DDX52 gene encoding probable ATP-dependent RNA helicase DDX52, with the protein MEAQELFRRLGAGARFDVRRFGVDARRFGVIKGGSGGVSPESLDFFGRKEEAPLGSAEEGWGPVGEEVKGGEKQEDGAGNSDGEMAGKRKRTAQSSEGKRKKKKTKEAAAMPELSENNGIKWMSSLEAKFEDAKDKKPTAEKLERLRREKINRFRNQHKINVQGTDLPDPIATFDQLQKEYNIHPKIMENIQAAGFRVPTPIQMQAIPVMLHGRELLASAPTGSGKTLAFCVPLLAHLRQPRNKGFRALIISPTRELASQTHRELVKLAEGTGFRIHMIHKAAEAAKKFGPKSSKKFDILVTTPNRLIYLLKQDPPAIDLTSVEWLVVDESDKLFEDGKSGFREQLASIFLACTSHLVRRALFSATFAHDVEEWCKLNLDTVVLVSVGARNSAAETVEQELLFVGSETGKLTAMRELIKKGFAPPVLVFVQSIERAKELFHELIYEGINVDVIHADKTQQQRDNVVHSFRAGKIWVLICSALLARGIDFKGVNMVINYDLPTSAVEYIHRIGRTGRAGHTGKAVTFFTEDDKPLLRSIANVIQRAGCPVPDYIKHLPRLQSKQKKKFIKKPLKRESICTTPQCFLKKAKRKMKTTKENIKEKKKVKEDKNGSKMQTVSNS; encoded by the exons ATGGAGGCGCAGGAGCTGTTTCGCCGCTTGGGTGCCGGGGCTCGCTTCGATGTGCGGCGGTTCGGGGTGGATGCGCGGAGGTTTGGG GTGATAAAGGGCGGCAGCGGTGGCGTTTCGCCGGAGAGCCTCGACTTCTTCGGCCGCAAGGAGGAAGCCCCCCTGGGATCTGCGGAAGAGGGCTGGGGGCCAGTAGGAGAGGAGGTGAAGGgtggggagaagcaggaggatggagcagggaaCAGCGATGGAGAGAtggcaggaaagagaaaaagaacagcacaaagcagtgaagggaaaaggaaaaagaaaaagacaaaag aagcagcagccatgcCTGAGCTGTCAGAAAATAATGGAATCAAGTGGATGTCCTCTCTGGAAGCAAAATTTGAAGatgcaaaagacaaaaaacctaCTGCAGAAAAACTTGAACGTTTGAGAAGAGAAAAG ATAAACCGCTTCAGAAATCAACACAAGATCAATGTCCAGGGAACAGATCTTCCTGACCCAATTGCCACCTTTGATCAACTCCAGAAGGAATACAACATCCACCCCAAAATCATGGAGAACATCCAAGCTGCTGGCTTCCGGGTCCCCACGCCCATCCAGATGCAGGCTATTCCTGTCATGCTCCAT GGTCGGGAACTTCTGGCTTCAGCTCCTACTGGGTCTGGAAAAACCCTGGCATTCTGTGTTCCTCTCTTGGCACATCTGAGGCAACCAAGGAACAAAGGATTCCGAGCTCTGATCATATCGCCTACCCGAGAGCTTGCCAGCCAG ACACATCGGGAGCTGGTGAAGCTGGCGGAGGGGACAGGCTTCCGGATCCACATGATCCACAAGGCAGctgaagcagcaaagaaatTTGGGCCCAAGTCATCTAAGAAATTTG aTATACTAGTTACTACTCCAAACAGACTCATTTATTTGCTGAAACAAGATCCTCCTGCCATAGACTTGACCAG TGTGGAGTGGCTGGTGGTGGATGAATCAGACAAGCTGTTTGAAGATGGGAAGTCAGGGTTCCGAGAGCAGCTGGCTTCCATCTTCCTGGCATGCACTTCCCACCTGGTGAGGAGAGCCCTGTTCAGTGCAACCTTTGCCCATGATGTAGAGGAGTGGTGTAAACTCAACCTGGACACTGTCGTTCTGGTGTCTGTTGGAGCAAG AAACTCTGCAGCGGAGACAGTAGAACAAGAGCTGCTGTTTGTTGGGTCTGAGACAGGAAAACTAACAGCAATGAGGGAGCTCATTAAAAAG GGTTTTGCTCCTCCAGTCCTGGTGTTTGTGCAGTCTATTGAGAGAGCTAAAGAGCTTTTCCATGAACTTATTTATGAAGGCATCAATGTGGATGTCATCCATGCAGACAAAACTCAGCAACAG aGAGATAATGTAGTCCACAGTTTCAGAGCTGGGAAGATCTGGGTGCTCATCTGCTCAGCCTTGCTGGCTCGAGGGATTGACTTCAAAGGTGTGAACATGGTCATCAATTATGATTTGCCAACGAGTGCTGTGGAATACATCCACAGGATAG GTCGTACTGGACGAGCTGGGCATACAGGAAAAGCAGTCACTTTCTTTACAGAAGATGATAAACCTTTATTAAGGAG tATAGCCAATGTGATCCAGCGAGCTGGCTGCCCTGTCCCAGATTACATCAAACACTtgcccaggctgcagag caaacaaaagaagaaattcatTAAGAAACCATTGAAAAGAGAATCCATTTGTACCACCCCTCagtgcttcttaaaaaaagccaaaagaaaaat GAAAactacaaaggaaaatattaaggaaaaaaagaaagttaaagaagataaaaatggCAGTAAAATGCAGACTGTTTCAAACAGCTGA